Proteins from a single region of Schistocerca gregaria isolate iqSchGreg1 chromosome 3, iqSchGreg1.2, whole genome shotgun sequence:
- the LOC126355075 gene encoding probable 39S ribosomal protein L23, mitochondrial gives MSTRWYPLYQRGNPQLRIFLPNFWLKLVRPSVPQPPNVVEFIVSTEMTRIDIKNYLEKIYNVPVVNVRTRIAMGKTHQDKLKGYITKDDDYKVAYVTLPREHAFKFPDIFPKMDREEKDKKSLEEAKEGYKKYIERSKDRPGAPGWFSF, from the exons atgtcAACCAGATG GTATCCACTGTACCAGCGCGGTAACCCTCAGCTGAGGATATTTCTACCAAATTTCTGGCTGAAACTCGTTAGGCCTTCAGTTCCTCAACCTCCTAATGTTGTAGAATTCATTGTATCCACGGAGATGACGAGAATCGATATCAAGAACTATTTGGAAAAAATATACAACGTACCTGTTGTCAATGTGAGGACGCGAATCGCAATGG GTAAAACCCACCAGGATAAGCTGAAGGGATACATTACCAAAGATGATGACTACAAAGTTGCTTATGTGACTTTG CCGAGAGAACATGCCTTTAAGTTTCCAGATATTTTTCCCAAAATGGACCGTGAAGAAAAAGACAAGAAATCTCTGGAAGAGgcaaaagaaggatataaaaaATACATAGAGCGTTCAAAGGATCGTCCGGGTGCACCAGGGTGGTTTTCTTTTTAA
- the LOC126355074 gene encoding nucleoporin Nup37 isoform X2 translates to MEEKLEYVTIKEYHHTIRTHALAWSPETCLDVLPKCLIFASADSDFKVSVFSSDLDSNHSTEVLEGHRDYINCITFDTEGRLLFSGSDDNTMKMWDVKETFSCIGSLNFNSQVMSVTCHRDCPENVLVGLARDVVHLVSIQLRRSLMSFPTNSSPLQMVDWAPSNSKSIAALSGGELVVWDISKTSWPSESRGYTVYGQYLKYCPSSENHIAVYGRPDHQVKVYIIQSNKPLLSVTLESSSWISWHFRLPYICAASDRKLCFWKVSTK, encoded by the exons atggaagagaagctgGAGTACGTCACTATCAAAGAATACCACCACACTATTAGAACCCATGCATTGGCTTGGAGTCCAGAAACATGCCTTGATGTTTTGCCAAAGTGCCTAATATTTGCTAGTGCAGATTCAGACTTTAAAGTCAGTGTATTTTCAAGTGACCTTGATTCAAATCATTCTACTGAA GTTCTGGAAGGGCATAGGGATTACATAAACTGCATTACATTTGACACTGAAGGAAGGCTCTTATTTTCTGGAAGTGATGACAACACCATGAAAATGTGGGATGTTAAGGAGACATTCAGCTGCATAGGATCACTGAACTTCAATTCCCAAG TTATGTCTGTAACGTGTCATCGCGATTGTCCTGAGAATGTGCTGGTCGGCCTTGCACGGGATGTTGTGCATCTCGTTAGCATCCAGCTGAGACGTTCACTCATGTCGTTCCCCACCAACAGCAGTCCACTCCAAATGGTTGACTGGGCTCCTAGCAACAGCAAGAGCATTGCTGCCTTATCTGGTGGGGAATTGGTGGTGTGGGACATTTCCAAGACAAG ctgGCCCTCTGAAAGTAGAGGATATACTGTATATGGCCAGTATCTTAAATACTGCCCATCCAGTGAAAATCACATTGCAGTATATGGAAGACCAGATCATCAGGTCAAAGTATACATCATACAAAGCAACAAGCCTCTTCTATCCGTCACTTTAGAG TCCTCATCTTGGATTTCCTGGCATTTTCGTCTACCCTACATCTGTGCTGCCAGTGATCGTAAGCTGTGTTTCTGGAAAGTCTCCACAAAATGA